One Bremerella sp. JC817 genomic window carries:
- a CDS encoding DUF1592 domain-containing protein, whose product MFRTHCIECHGADTQEAGIRLDNLAFPSPQLDNAHVWSRVVNAIERGEMPPDYQDQPSAEEKKQIIGQIVQTVSSSVQRPISLRRMNRQEYENTIHDLLGIDEPLVDLLPEDGSVQGFDKGADGLSFSSVLMEEYLKAANVAFDSAIRRIKPLPPETRRAELMQIKENIDSVDKKKGGVIEVDGSLVKFTPGWPPARIDSAHPIEDGIYRCRVAIWPHEPNARTISVALYVGALFGPDTQDFVGVFDAAGTPEKPRVVEFTRRMKAGDTIHIVPRIWPEHVIWRDKHEQRPGVGIAWVETYGPIDQDFPSESTVRLFGDAESIFMKEEWPVWMRHRKNVKNHVVESTQPKEDLERVLREFIPRAFRRPASEAEMQPFIDLAVNRLESGRTFEQAVRTGITAILCAPQFLLINREPAVDDYAIASRMSYFLWSTMPDQVLLDLAAAGKLRDPAVRSAQVERMIADPKIENFVNDFTGQWLDLRNIEFNTPDMKLYPEYDPLLLEAMLGETRHFFEHVLREDKSVMTFVDSDWTYLNQRLADHYGLPPVEGHESFQRVQLPADSIRGGVLTQASVLKVTANGTTTSPVIRGVWVLDNLLGRPSPPPPPGVPAVEPDIRGATTIREQLDKHRSIAACASCHKRIDPPGFALEEFDAIGGHRDFYRSIGEGEKIPGNKSFRKGPDVDSASEMPDGRDFAGFIEFRQRLLEDEPLVARAIAEKLLVYATGRRIGLAQREAVDQIVATTDANDHGLKSMIHAVVESELFLTP is encoded by the coding sequence ATGTTCCGTACGCATTGCATCGAATGCCACGGAGCCGATACCCAGGAAGCAGGCATCCGTCTCGACAATCTGGCGTTCCCTTCGCCGCAACTCGATAACGCCCATGTGTGGTCACGGGTCGTCAATGCAATTGAACGGGGCGAAATGCCACCCGACTATCAGGACCAGCCCTCGGCAGAGGAAAAGAAGCAGATCATCGGTCAGATCGTGCAGACCGTTTCGAGTTCGGTACAAAGACCGATCTCGCTGCGGCGAATGAATCGGCAGGAATACGAAAACACAATCCATGATCTGCTAGGAATCGACGAACCGCTGGTCGATCTTCTGCCAGAAGATGGTAGCGTTCAAGGGTTCGACAAAGGGGCCGATGGCCTCAGCTTCTCTTCGGTCCTGATGGAAGAATATCTGAAAGCCGCTAACGTTGCCTTCGATTCGGCTATTCGACGCATTAAACCATTGCCACCGGAAACGCGTCGGGCCGAGCTGATGCAGATCAAAGAGAACATCGATTCGGTCGACAAAAAGAAAGGGGGCGTCATCGAAGTCGATGGCTCGCTGGTGAAGTTTACCCCTGGCTGGCCGCCGGCTCGAATCGACTCGGCCCATCCGATCGAAGATGGTATCTATCGCTGCCGCGTAGCAATCTGGCCGCATGAACCTAATGCCCGCACGATCTCGGTTGCACTCTATGTCGGTGCATTGTTTGGCCCTGACACGCAAGACTTTGTCGGCGTGTTTGATGCCGCAGGCACCCCTGAGAAGCCACGCGTCGTCGAGTTCACTCGCCGGATGAAGGCAGGCGACACAATCCATATTGTCCCGCGAATTTGGCCAGAACATGTCATCTGGCGCGACAAGCACGAACAGCGTCCCGGCGTTGGGATTGCTTGGGTCGAGACCTACGGACCGATCGATCAGGATTTTCCTTCTGAATCGACCGTTCGCCTGTTCGGCGATGCTGAGTCGATCTTCATGAAAGAAGAATGGCCGGTATGGATGCGGCACCGAAAGAATGTGAAGAATCACGTCGTTGAATCGACTCAGCCCAAAGAGGACCTGGAGCGAGTTCTTCGTGAATTCATTCCACGCGCGTTCCGTCGACCAGCCTCGGAAGCCGAGATGCAGCCGTTTATCGATCTGGCGGTTAATCGTCTGGAAAGCGGGCGCACCTTCGAACAGGCCGTACGAACCGGAATCACGGCGATCCTTTGTGCCCCGCAGTTTCTGCTGATCAACCGCGAGCCTGCGGTGGATGACTACGCGATCGCTTCCCGGATGTCGTACTTTTTGTGGTCGACGATGCCCGATCAGGTACTTCTCGACCTGGCAGCCGCCGGCAAGCTTCGCGATCCAGCGGTTCGCAGTGCCCAAGTCGAACGGATGATCGCCGACCCGAAGATCGAGAACTTCGTGAACGACTTCACCGGACAGTGGCTCGACCTGCGTAATATTGAGTTCAACACGCCCGACATGAAGCTTTACCCAGAGTACGATCCGCTGCTGCTGGAAGCGATGTTGGGTGAAACGCGTCATTTCTTCGAGCATGTCTTGCGCGAAGACAAGAGCGTGATGACCTTCGTCGATTCCGATTGGACCTATCTGAATCAGCGGCTGGCCGATCACTACGGGCTGCCACCGGTCGAAGGGCACGAGAGCTTTCAGCGCGTCCAACTCCCTGCCGATTCGATTCGAGGTGGCGTGCTGACCCAGGCGAGCGTCCTGAAAGTAACGGCCAACGGAACGACAACCTCTCCGGTTATTCGTGGCGTGTGGGTGCTCGATAACTTGCTCGGTCGGCCTTCGCCTCCGCCGCCACCTGGCGTCCCCGCCGTCGAACCAGACATCCGTGGAGCGACGACCATCCGTGAACAGCTCGATAAGCATCGAAGCATTGCGGCGTGCGCCAGTTGCCACAAGCGAATCGATCCGCCAGGGTTCGCCCTGGAAGAATTCGACGCCATTGGTGGCCATCGTGATTTTTATCGCTCGATTGGCGAAGGGGAGAAGATCCCAGGCAACAAGTCGTTCCGCAAAGGTCCCGATGTCGATTCCGCTTCCGAGATGCCAGATGGTCGCGATTTCGCTGGTTTCATCGAGTTTCGTCAGCGGTTGCTGGAAGATGAACCGCTGGTGGCGCGAGCGATCGCCG
- a CDS encoding L-serine ammonia-lyase has product MSSKVVSPEPTSAPLAEQAFVGVFDLFKIGIGPSSSHSVGPMRAAEMFLATLRAAGTLDAVQRVEVDLYGSLALTGIGHATDIAILMGLQGEVPDQIDPETVAAKLEVIRGQNQLLLAGERTISYVEKEDLLFHRKTFLEGHPNALRFRAFASRESNEPLASETYFSIGGGFVIREGAEGEGIKHPMSAVPYPFNSAAELLKLAETHACGISHIALENEKAFRSEDEIRDGLMKIWETMQSCVERGCRNEGILPGGLNVRRRAPSLYQTLTGRPEANMRDPLNILDWVDLYAIAVNEENAAGGRVVTAPTNGAAGIIPAVLCYFDRFCPESSPEKIQQFLLTASAIGALYKKNASISGAEVGCQGEVGVACSMAAGALTEVRGGSPRQVEEAAEIGMEHNLGLTCDPIKGLVQVPCIERNAMGAVKAINACRLALRGDGSHFVSLDRVIRVMKRTGADMSSRYKETSRGGLAVNISEC; this is encoded by the coding sequence GTGTCTTCAAAAGTCGTCAGCCCCGAACCAACTTCGGCCCCCCTTGCCGAGCAAGCCTTTGTTGGGGTTTTCGACCTCTTCAAGATCGGTATCGGTCCGTCCAGTTCGCATAGCGTCGGTCCAATGCGGGCCGCCGAGATGTTTCTGGCGACGCTCCGTGCTGCTGGCACGCTAGATGCCGTGCAGCGGGTTGAAGTCGACCTTTACGGTTCGTTGGCCCTGACCGGTATCGGACACGCGACCGATATTGCCATCTTGATGGGGCTGCAAGGGGAAGTTCCCGATCAGATCGATCCCGAGACAGTCGCTGCCAAACTGGAAGTCATCCGCGGGCAAAATCAATTGTTGCTCGCTGGCGAGCGTACGATTTCCTACGTCGAGAAAGAAGACCTCCTCTTCCACCGCAAGACATTCCTGGAAGGACATCCCAACGCACTCCGCTTCCGAGCATTCGCTTCGCGCGAGAGCAACGAGCCGCTGGCGAGCGAAACGTATTTCTCGATAGGTGGCGGCTTTGTTATTCGTGAAGGAGCCGAAGGAGAGGGGATCAAGCATCCGATGTCGGCGGTGCCCTATCCGTTTAACTCGGCTGCCGAGCTGTTGAAACTGGCTGAAACACATGCCTGCGGGATCAGTCATATCGCTTTGGAGAACGAAAAGGCGTTCCGTAGCGAAGACGAGATTCGCGACGGCCTGATGAAAATCTGGGAGACGATGCAGAGCTGCGTCGAACGTGGCTGCCGCAACGAAGGGATCTTGCCGGGCGGGCTGAATGTACGCCGTCGAGCCCCTTCGCTCTATCAAACGCTGACCGGTCGCCCGGAAGCCAACATGCGCGATCCGCTCAACATTTTGGATTGGGTCGACCTTTACGCCATTGCCGTTAACGAAGAGAACGCGGCTGGCGGCCGGGTCGTGACGGCGCCGACCAACGGTGCCGCCGGGATCATTCCGGCGGTGCTTTGCTACTTCGATCGTTTCTGCCCCGAGTCTTCACCAGAGAAGATCCAGCAGTTTCTGCTGACGGCATCGGCGATCGGTGCCCTGTATAAGAAGAACGCGTCGATCTCAGGAGCTGAAGTTGGCTGCCAGGGAGAAGTGGGCGTGGCCTGCAGCATGGCTGCCGGAGCGTTGACTGAAGTTCGCGGCGGATCGCCTCGCCAGGTCGAAGAAGCGGCCGAGATCGGTATGGAACACAACTTGGGCCTGACCTGCGATCCGATCAAAGGCCTGGTTCAGGTTCCCTGCATCGAACGCAACGCGATGGGGGCGGTCAAGGCGATCAATGCCTGCCGTTTGGCGCTTCGCGGAGACGGAAGCCACTTTGTCTCGCTCGACCGTGTCATTCGTGTCATGAAGCGGACCGGAGCTGATATGTCGTCGCGATACAAAGAAACTTCTCGCGGCGGTTTGGCGGTTAATATCAGCGAATGCTAG